From a region of the Cololabis saira isolate AMF1-May2022 chromosome 8, fColSai1.1, whole genome shotgun sequence genome:
- the tgm5l gene encoding transglutaminase 5, like → MEDLSIQHVHLELSENLEAHRTQGFSNANALVVRRGAPFRVSVQLKGRPFNPTTDYLRIRVSLGRLYVLMPVTFSRRAPSSRWSAHIDPTTSNKQTLFISICAPASSPVGSYRVQLSVFTQDRQRSAANGSFILLCNPWCSEDEVYIPFEDQREEYVQSDSGLLFKGTPMNLVSRPWSFDQYEPGVLEACLNLLQVSPQHKRNRTKDYRNRCDPVYISRVVSAMINCEDDRGVLKGNWSNDYKQGVSPSKWTGSGDILKQWAQSGFSPVKYGQCWVFAAVMCTVMRVLGVPCRVVSNFNSAHDTNDNLVIEEYYSETGQKMNLSKDSIWNFHVWVECWMSRRDLGSEMDGWQVLDPTPQERSGGVFCCGPAPVKAIRSRRIDLLYDVPFVYAEVNADVHTIILGQGQVVGFSKDTEKVGSLICTKAVGFPRLQNITGDYKFIKGPTSTISSMSSTMSEDSTTSRGSSKGVLVSLSLDKSPVAGEPIRFMVKVMNKQSVTKRLKVHVNAQAKEYNHSPSDTFWENHAVLQLAPMEVTVLRNQILPAQFEHVDEDILINLAAVLEDMSSHERFLASEEFNITSPELIVQVAEESIVPNKDHAATVSFTNPFPHPVSGVLTVTGAGLIHGKTQFRMSTLRPGGRIEQNVTFNPSMAGVKMLQASLSLSDRNIVIRGFTMVHINRV, encoded by the exons ATGGAAG ATTTGAGTATACAGCATGTGCACCTGGAGCTGTCTGAGAACCTGGAGGCTCACAGGACGCAGGGCTTCAGCAACGCCAACGCGCTGGTGGTGCGAAGAGGAGCCCCGTTCAGGGTCAGCGTCCAGCTCAAGGGCCGACCTTTCAACCCCACGACTGACTATCTCAGGATCAGAGTTTCTTTAG GCCGGCTGTATGTGCTGATGCCAGTCACTTTCTCCAGGAGGGCTCCATCCTCCCGTTGGAGCGCCCACATCGACCCGACAACTTCAAACAAACAGACGCTTTTCATCTCCATCTGTGCTCCTGCCTCGTCCCCGGTGGGCAGCTACAGAGTTCAGCTGAGCGTGTTCACGCAGGACCGCCAGAGGAGCGCTGCCAACGGCAGCTTCATCCTGCTCTGCAACCCCTGGTGCTCTG AGGACGAGGTGTATATTCCATTTGAGGATCAGAGGGAAGAATACGTCCAGAGCGACTCTGGCTTGTTGTTTAAGGGGACACCTATGAACCTTGTGTCAAGACCGTGGTCCTTTGATCAG TATGAGCCTGGTGTGCTGGAGGCTTGCCTGAATCTGCTGCAGGTCAGTCCTCAGCATAAAAGGAACAGAACCAAGGACTATCGGAACCGGTGTGACCCCGTCTACATCAGCCGGGTGGTGTCGGCTATG ATCAACTGTGAGGATGATCGTGGCGTGCTAAAAGGGAACTGGTCGAATGACTACAAACAAGGTGTCTCTCCATCCAAGTGGACCGGGAGTGGGGACATCCTCAAGCAGTGGGCCCAGTCTGGTTTCAGCCCCGTCAAGTACGGCCAGTGCTGGGTGTTTGCAGCCGTCATGTGCACAG TTATGAGAGTTCTCGGGGTTCCTTGCCGAGTTGTCTCAAACTTCAACTCTGCTCACGACACCAACGACAACCTGGTGATTGAGGAGTACTACAGCGAGACGGGGCAGAAGATGAACCTCAGCAAAGACAGTATATG GAACTTCCATGTGTGGGTGGAGTGCTGGATGAGTCGCAGGGATCTGGGGTCTGAAATGGACGGCTGGCAAGTTCTCGACCCAACCCCACAGGAGAGGAGTGGAG GAGTGTTCTGCTGTGGCCCAGCTCCCGTCAAAGCCATCAGGAGTCGGCGTATCGATCTGCTTTACGACGTCCCATTCGTGTACGCCGAGGTGAACGCAGACGTACACACAATCATCCTGGGCCAGGGTCAGGTGGTTGGCTTCAGTAAAGACACAGAAAAAGTTGGATCTCTCATCTGCACTAAAGCTGTAGGATTCCCACGACTGCAGAACATCACAGGAGACTACAAATTCATCAAAG GACCAACTTCAACAATTTCATCAATGAGTTCCACAATGTCAGAAGACTCAACGACAAGTAGAG GTTCATCCAAAGGAGTTTTAGTTTCCCTGAGCCTGGATAAATCTCCAGTTGCCGGGGAGCCAATCCGCTTCATGGTGAAAGTTATGAACAAACAGAGCGTCACCAAGAGGTTGAAAGTACATGTCAACGCTCAGGCGAAAGAGTACAACCACAGTCCCTCCGACACCTTCTGGGAGAACCATGCCGTCCTGCAACTAGCACCCATGGAAG TCACAGTGCTGCGGAACCAGATCCTCCCAGCGCAGTTTGAGCATGTGGATGAAGATATCCTGATCAACCTGGCCGCTGTCCTGGAGGACATGTCCAGCCATGAGCGCTTCCTGGCCTCAGAGGAGTTCAACATTACCAGCCCGGAGCTCATCGTACAG GTTGCAGAAGAATCGATTGTGCCAAACAAAGATCATGCGGCCACGGTGAGCTTCACCAACCCGTTCCCACACCCTGTGAGTGGAGTACTGACTGTGACTGGCGCTGGGCTGATCCACGGCAAGACTCAGTTCAG GATGTCGACACTGCGTCCAGGAGGAAGAATAGAGCAGAACGTCACGTTCAACCCCAGCATGGCGGGAGTCAAGATGCTGCAGGCCAGCCTGTCGCTCTCAGACAGAAACATCGTAATCAGAGGCTTCACGATGGTCCATATCAACAGAGTTTAA
- the pxmp4 gene encoding peroxisomal membrane protein 4, producing MADPIKTLLYTVNHLLQQEKYKAALAVVKGFRNGAVYGAKIRAPHALVMTFLFRSGSLKDKLRAILKATYTHSRNLAYFVFTYKGLQALQQKIQGKSLQSHSFLAACVGGWLVFGDNNNINSQINMYLLSRILFALSRLAVEKGVVPAPKHDPFPLFATLVWGIVLWLFEYYPHTLQPSLQSSMNYLYHDSNVWHDISDFLVYNKPRTASQK from the exons ATGGCAGACCCGATCAAAACTCTCCTCTACACTGTCAACCATCTCCTACAGCAGGAAAAGTACAAGGCAGCCTTGGCAGTTGTTAAAGGATTCAGAAACGGCGCCGT ATATGGGGCCAAGATCCGAGCACCACACGCGCTGGTGATGACGTTTCTGTTTCGGAGTGGCAG TTTGAAAGACAAGCTCAGAGCCATTTTAAAGGCCACATACACCCACTCCCGGAACCTGGCATACTTTGTGTTTACATACAAAGGACTACAAGCCTTGCAGCAGAAGATCCAGGGCAAGAGTTTGCAGTCACACTCCTTTCTGGCCGCCTGCGTCGGAGGATGGTTGGTGTTTGGAGACAACAACAACATAAACAGTCAG ATCAACATGTATCTGCTGTCCAGAATCCTGTTTGCCTTGTCTCGGCTGGCTGTGGAGAAAGGAGTTGTCCCTGCACCAAAGCACGACCCTTTCCCCTTGTTTGCCACACTGGTTTGGGGGATTGTTTTGTGGCTCTTTGAGTATTACCCACACACTCTCCAGCCCTCGCTGCAGTCGTCAATGAACTACCTCTATCACGACAGCAACGTGTGGCACGACATCTCAGACTTCCTTGTTTATAACAAGCCCAGGACTGCCTCTCAGAAATGA